A part of Scophthalmus maximus strain ysfricsl-2021 chromosome 20, ASM2237912v1, whole genome shotgun sequence genomic DNA contains:
- the paqr6 gene encoding membrane progestin receptor delta → MAEGRVFPVWRGIGAGRGVEGGWSQGWGRCLRWEPDSPGRGARIPVFDYPVWLVLSRGGRARLREVCQRGRGAIRLPTDMLSIKLPQLFNIQQVPKVFREDSIISGYRHPRSSALDCVLSSFQMNNETINIWTHFLPTWYFLWRFCVLCSTLNFLSDSYTWPLLVYMVLICIYPFTSSCAHTFSTMSPESRHICYFFDYGALSLYSLGCAISYGYYVMPDCWVNSFLHQHFVPIAIGNTLFCTSLSCYSRFLELQFPQRSKALRTGAFVIPFIFDTVPLFYRILLCCGGSCSPSSALSSHCYHLLFAFLTCFLFTAHLPERLAPGRFDYFGHSHQLFHVSAVVGTHFQMEGVIADMAARRAWLLAQGATPSFLGTVGVLVASLVLNLGVIGVFSAPLLWKSCSGSGPPRASTCERKEK, encoded by the exons ATGGCGGAGGGTCGCG TGTTTCCAGTGTGGCGGGGGATCGGGGCCGGCAGGGGTGTCgaagggggctggagccaaggCTGGGGACGTTGCTTGCGATGGGAACCGGACAGTCCAGGACGAGGGGCCCGGATCCCGGTCTTTGACTACCCGGTGTGGTTAGTCCTCAGTCGCGGGGGCCGTGCCAGGCTCAGGGAGGTTTGTCAGAGGGGGAGGGGTGCCATCAGACTGCCCACAGACATGCTCAGCATCAAGCTTCCCCAGCTCTTTAACATCCAACAGGTCCCCAAG GTGTTCAGGGAGGACAGCATCATCTCCGGATACCGTCACCCCCGGAGCTCAGCTCTGGACTGTGTCCTCAGCAGCTTCCAGATGAACAACGAGACGATCAACATCTGGACCCACTTCTTAccaacatg GTACTTCCTGTGGCGTTTCTGCGTCCTGTGCTCCACTCTGAACTTCCTGAGCGACAGCTACACCTGGCCGCTGCTGGTGTACATGGTGCTCATCTGCATTTACCCCTTCACCTCCAGCTGTGCACACACCTTCAGCACCATGTCTCCCGAGTCCCGCCACATCTGCTACTTCTTTGACTACGGGGCGCTCAGCCTCTACAGCCTGG gttgtGCCATAAGCTACGGATACTACGTCATGCCAGACTGTTGGGTGAACAGTTTCCTCCATCAACATTTTGTCCCCATTGCCATCGGAAACACGTTGTTCTGCACCAGCCTGTCCTGCTATTCCAG gttCCTGGAGTTGCAGTTCCCACAGAGAAGTAAAGCTCTGAGGACGGGAGCGTTTGTCATCCCGTTTATATTTGACACTGTCCCTCTGTTTTACAGG ATTCTTCTGTGCTGCGGGGGAAGCTGCAGCCCGAGCAGCGCCTTGTCCAGTCACTGTTACCACCTCCTCTTCGCCTTCctcacctgcttcctgtttaccgCCCACCTCCCGGAGAGGCTGGCCCCAGGGCGATTCGACTACTTTG GCCACAGCCACCAGCTCTTCCACGTCAGCGCCGTGGTGGGGACCCACTTCCAGATGGAGGGCGTGATAGCGGACATGGCGGCGCGGCGGGCGTGGCTCCTGGCCCAAGGGGCCACGCCCTCCTTCTTGGGGACCGTCGGCGTGCTGGTCGCCAGCCTCGTCCTCAACCTGGGCGTCATCGGTGTCTTCAGCGCCCCGCTGCTGTGGAAGTCCTGCAGCGGCTCCGGCCCGCCGCGCGCGTCCACGTGCGAGCGCAAGGAGAAGTGA